In the genome of Amyelois transitella isolate CPQ chromosome 25, ilAmyTran1.1, whole genome shotgun sequence, one region contains:
- the LOC106137138 gene encoding protein windbeutel-like, with the protein MHRLLLLCLFITAPYSYSASTSSSGSVELDELSFEKITSKFDASLVKFDVAFPYGDKHDAFVALAKDAKDVDELLIAEVGVKDYGEKENEKLALKYGASKDNFPVVKLFLKDKDEPLTFDDSNGFTSDEIRKFIRKNTGLYLSLPGCVKSLDKLAVKFIKASDNENRKKILKELEEDVKKLSDKEAASGKVYKTIMSKILEKGDDFIKSESERVKKILSGKVSEEKKKELGIRTNILQAFQLAHISAAKDEL; encoded by the coding sequence ATGCACCGGCTTTTGCTCCTGTGTCTCTTCATAACAGCTCCTTACAGTTATAGCGCTTCCACTTCAAGTTCTGGATCAGTGGAATTGGATGAGCTTTcgtttgaaaaaataacaagtaaATTCGATGCTTCTCTTGTGAAATTCGACGTCGCATTTCCATATGGCGACAAACACGACGCTTTCGTGGCACTTGCAAAGGACGCGAAAGATGTGGACGAACTTTTGATAGCTGAAGTTGGTGTAAAAGATTATggggaaaaagaaaatgagaaATTAGCGCTCAAATATGGGGCGTCGAAAGACAACTTCCCCGTCGTGAAACTATTTCTAAAAGACAAGGATGAGCCGCTAACCTTTGACGATTCCAACGGTTTTACTAGTGACGAAATTCGAAAGTTTATTCGTAAAAACACTGGCCTATATTTAAGCCTTCCAGGGTGTGTAAAGAGCTTGGACAAACTTGCTGTCAAATTTATAAAGGCCAGTGATAATGaaaatagaaagaaaatactaaaagaaCTGGAGGAAGATGTCAAAAAATTATCAGACAAAGAAGCTGCCTCCGGAAAAGTCTATAAGACTATAATGAGCAAGATTCTAGAAAAAGGGGATGACTTCATTAAAAGTGAAAGCGAAAGAGTAAAGAAGATACTCAGTGGGAAAGTATCTGAGGAGAAGAAGAAAGAGCTAGGAATTAGAACCAATATCTTGCAAGCATTCCAGTTGGCACACATTAGTGCAGCCAAAGATGAACTGTGA
- the LOC106137125 gene encoding uncharacterized protein LOC106137125: MHHQIIEEDFLRTLWEIDSDPKRKQTKEEQLCEAFYEKTYTRNTEGRYVVKLPFKYDNLLAPNGNTRQVAMKRLLQQEKRLQKSPDLREEYEKGLEEYLRMGHMEEVPQDELDNKSVYLPHHAVVRRDKETTKVRVVYDASCKGENGISLNDELLVGPVLQEDLRSITMRWRMYKICFVSDVVKMYRMVVMHKEHRDYHRLLWRRVTKQADNQTNGNDDIKDFRLCTVTFGTASAPYLAIKTFMKIAEEEGAMYPDVSRIIREDTYVDDIMSGMDTVDQAIQVSKDLIKVLQRGGFELQKWASNNADFLKSLNAEQITTKVNLDMKLDGMIKALGLSWNIGNDEFQYQLQLEPMTEKVTKRTVLSDLQKLFDPLGWIAPTIVTAKILVQKLWLEGVGWDEEVKRELKEEWQAIREDLENVCKVKIKRWINTLSSEINQITLHGFCDASIRAYAAVVYCRVITECNEVKTHLIAARTKVAPVRTISLPRLELSGAALLAKLLQKVSHAMRVPPKNVFAWTDSTIVLAWLSGEPNRWKPFVANRVVEIIEQVSSNHWFHVQSSSNPADVASRGSSISELQQNNMWWYGPAWLLNESIEFTKPLTSSTDLEKKNNIQSYLNITTSEEKCIKYENYESLTELLRVIVHCKRFLNRRRHPDKLNHAITTEEIQDALDICIKQSQEEFLEDIKRLGENKIVSKTSKLKTLNPYIDKKNILRVGGRLRNANVDEDMKHPVILGKRNELVPLIIKDAHLKTMHGGIKLMITYLMSKYWIIGCKGLVKYYIHKCLTCARQRANNTQQLMGDLPESRVTPARPFSRCGVDFAGPVHVLNHKGRGAKTGKAYICIFICMAVKAIHLELVSDLTSSAFIAAFKRFVSRRGRCHEIWSDNGSSFVASDKELSVMFKESGLEIPGQVADKLANEGTQWHFLPPYSPNFAGLWEAGVKSVKQHLRKTLTANLTFEEFATVLTQIEACLNSRPLTPISTDVDVLDDIQVLTPGHFICGEALVTVPDRDYSQANMNLLTRWQHTQRLVQLFWKRWQTEYLSRLNQRPKWLKRMPEFRIGDIVLLKEENTPPSKWALARIMEKHPGHDDLTRVYTVRYNGKLTRRSISKLCPLPISVHDE; this comes from the coding sequence ATGCATCATCAAATTATAGAAGAAGATTTTTTGAGAACGTTGTGGGAGATAGATAGTGATCCGAAGAGAAAGCAGACGAAGGAAGAACAGCTGTGCGAAGCATTTTACGAAAAAACCTATACAAGAAACACTGAAGGAAGATATGTAGTCAAACTTCCTTTTAAATATGACAATTTATTAGCGCCAAATGGTAATACTAGACAAGTAGCAATGAAACGTTTGTTACAACAAGAGAAAAGATTACAAAAGTCCCCTGATTTAAGAGAAGAATACGAAAAGGGTTTAGAAGAGTACCTGAGAATGGGGCACATGGAAGAAGTTCCGCAAGACGAATTAGACAATAAATCTGTCTATTTACCGCATCATGCAGTGGTAAGGAGGGACAAAGAGACTACCAAGGTTAGAGTGGTATATGACGCCTCCTGTAAAGGTGAAAATGGGATTTCTTTAAATGATGAACTGTTGGTGGGACCAGTTTTACAAGAGGACTTGCGGAGTATAACCATGAGATGGCGCATGTACAAGATTTGTTTTGTGAGTGATGTTGTTAAAATGTATCGAATGGTTGTAATGCATAAAGAACATAGAGATTACCACAGGCTGCTTTGGCGGCGAGTTACAAAACAAGCAGATAATCAAACAAATGGTAACGATGACATTAAAGATTTCAGGTTATGCACGGTTACTTTTGGTACTGCAAGCGCCCCCTATCTTGCGATCAAGACATTCATGAAAATTGCAGAAGAGGAAGGTGCTATGTACCCAGATGTTTCTAGAATTATTCGAGAAGATACCTATGTTGATGACATAATGTCCGGAATGGACACCGTAGATCAAGCAATACAAGTTAGTAAAGATTTGATAAAGGTTTTACAACGAGGAGGTTTCGAGCTACAAAAATGGGCATCCAATAATGCAGATTTTTTGAAATCTCTAAATGCTGAACAAATCACTACTAAAGTTAATTTGGACATGAAGTTGGATGGCATGATTAAAGCTCTAGGACTATCATGGAACATTGGTAATGATGAATTTCAATATCAACTACAATTAGAACCAATGACAGAAAAGGTCACAAAGAGAACTGTACTTTcagatttacaaaaattatttgatcCTTTAGGTTGGATTGCACCGACTATTGTCACTGCAAAAATTTTAGTTCAAAAGCTTTGGCTAGAAGGTGTTGGTTGGGATGAAGAAGTAAAAAGagaattaaaagaagaatggcAAGCAATTAGAGAAGATTTAGAGAATGTTTGTAAAGTAAAGATTAAACGATGGATAAACACATTGAGCTCTGAAATCAACCAAATTACATTACATGGATTTTGTGATGCATCTATAAGGGCATATGCTGCTGTTGTGTATTGCAGAGTTATTACAGAATGCAATGAAGTGAAAACACATCTGATTGCTGCAAGAACAAAAGTGGCACCTGTTAGAACTATATCATTGCCACGTCTAGAACTGAGTGGAGCAGCATTGTTAGCCAAATTATTGCAAAAGGTAAGTCATGCCATGAGAGTTCCTCCAAAGAATGTTTTTGCATGGACAGATTCCACAATTGTCCTTGCATGGTTATCTGGAGAGCCAAACCGATGGAAACCGTTTGTAGCAAACCGGGTTGTTGAAATAATAGAACAAGTCAGCAGCAATCATTGGTTCCATGTGCAGTCTTCTAGTAACCCAGCAGATGTTGCATCTAGAGGTTCATCTATTTCAGAATTACAGCAAAATAATATGTGGTGGTATGGTCCTGCATGGCTTCTGAATGAAAGCATTGAATTCACTAAGCCCTTGACATCGTCAACAGATTTAGAAAAGAAGAACAATATAcaatcttatttaaatattacaacatCAGAGGAGAAATGCATTAAATATGAGAATTATGAATCACTTACCGAATTATTGAGAGTGATAGTACATTGTAAGAGATTTCTAAATAGGAGAAGACATCCAGACAAATTAAATCACGCTATAACAACAGAAGAAATACAGGACGCGTTAGATATttgtataaagcaaagtcaaGAAGAATTCTTAGAAGATATTAAAAGGTTAGGGGAAAACAAGATAGTAAGCAAAACAAGCAAGTTAAAGACTTTAAATCcatatattgataaaaagaatatactCAGGGTGGGCGGTCGATTGAGAAACGCTAACGTAGACGAAGATATGAAGCATCCTGTGATTTTAGGCAAAAGGAATGAACTGGTACCGTTGATTATAAAGGATGCACACCTGAAAACAATGCATGGaggtataaaattaatgattacTTACCTGATGAGCAAATACTGGATCATTGGCTGCAAAGGTTTGgtcaaatattatattcataaatGTCTTACCTGTGCGCGCCAGAGAGCAAATAATACTCAGCAATTGATGGGTGACTTACCTGAATCACGTGTTACACCTGCACGTCCCTTCTCTCGATGTGGAGTCGACTTTGCTGGACCTGTTCATGTACTTAATCACAAGGGAAGAGGGGCCAAGACTGGTAAGgcctatatttgtatatttatatgcaTGGCGGTGAAAGCAATACATTTGGAGTTGGTGAGCGATTTGACATCAAGCGCATTCATTGCAGCGTTTAAACGATTTGTTTCGAGAAGAGGTAGGTGTCATGAAATTTGGAGTGACAATGGATCTAGTTTTGTGGCATCGGATAAGGAATTGTCAGTCATGTTCAAAGAAAGTGGACTTGAGATCCCAGGTCAGGTTGCTGATAAACTAGCTAATGAGGGAACACAATGGCATTTTTTACCACCATACAGCCCCAATTTTGCTGGTCTCTGGGAAGCTGGAGTCAAATCTGTTAAACAGCATCTCCGTAAAACGTTGACTGCTAATTTGACTTTTGAAGAGTTTGCTACAGTGCTTACACAAATCGAAGCCTGTTTAAATTCTCGGCCATTGACGCCTATTAGTACGGATGTGGATGTATTAGATGATATCCAGGTGCTCACTCCTGGACATTTCATTTGTGGGGAAGCTTTGGTTACAGTTCCAGACCGTGACTACTCTCAAGCTAATATGAACTTATTGACCAGATGGCAACATACTCAAAGACTTGTTCAATTATTTTGGAAACGTTGGCAAACTGAATATTTGTCACGTCTTAATCAGAGGCCAAAATGGTTAAAAAGAATGCCAGAGTTTAGGATTGGTGATATTGTTTTGTTGAAGGAGGAAAACACGCCACCAAGCAAGTGGGCTTTGGCAAGAATAATGGAAAAACATCCTGGACATGATGACTTAACGAGAGTTTACACTGTACGTTACAATGGGAAGTTAACCAGGCGATCCATTTCAAAGTTGTGCCCCTTGCCTATTTCAGTACATGACGAATag